In Monomorium pharaonis isolate MP-MQ-018 chromosome 3, ASM1337386v2, whole genome shotgun sequence, a genomic segment contains:
- the LOC105833059 gene encoding uncharacterized protein LOC105833059, translated as MTGPNLLPPLPEIFLRWRQHRYVLATDVEKMFWQIVVHPDDRDLQRILWRDAATDIVEYRLDTVTYGLACAPYLAMRTLHQLADDERERYPHGAAVLERDVYMDDVLTGADTLEETLELRRQLTDLCTEAHSALGFQWHPRTDDFLFSTQQISITGFTKRSVLSLTARQFDPLGWLAPTVVSAKIAFQSTWLLQLGWDDTLEEDSVKFWQRFRDELPLLETIRVPRWVGALHTSLEVELHGFADASERVYASVVYLRSPEVGSWRVSLLAAKTKVAPIKPVTLLRLELCAAALLARLISQQRGALGFERAPSIAGRTPRTGPDALWHHIPGQENPADCASRGLLPGDLVKHELWWRGPAWLWLETSAWPEKTRCPDTTELPDARTRVHAAATTTLTDEEPAELLRFSSLNRLQRVTAWLRFRDSRGLLRVRGRLKHSLLDLEERHPIILPADSHFTLLIVEDCHRRSLHGVVQLTLSLVRQRYWVLRDRALAKRVIHRCVRGVRWRAAPAPQQMGDLPQERPPYDDSSSGVAYAVPCGATAAPPSSERMPVCASFFQHMDLNDALAAEGIRWRFNPPSASHFGPAANSGGRDFDL; from the exons ATGACCGGCCCGAATCTATTGCCACCGCTGCCGGAAATTTTTCTACGCTGGCGGCAACACCGCTACGTCCTGGCCACGGATGTAGAAAAGATGTTTTGGCAGATCGTCGTTCATCCGGACGACCGCGATCTGCAGCGTATTCTCTGGCGTGATGCGGCGACGGACATCGTTGAGTACCGTCTCGATACCGTGACGTACGGTCTCGCCTGCGCTCCCTACCTGGCCATGCGCACCTTACATCAGCTGGCCGACGACGAACGCGAACGCTACCCCCACGGCGCTGCCGTCTTGGAACGAGACGTCTACATGGACGACGTGCTCACCGGCGCCGATACCCTTGAGGAGACCTTAGAACTCCGTCGCCAGCTAACCGATCTTTGCACG GAGGCTCACTCCGCCCTCGGTTTTCAATGGCATCCAAGAACCGACGACTTCTTGTTCTCGACCCAGCAGATCTCCATAACGGGATTCACGAAGCGCTCCGTGCTATCGCTCACTGCCCGGCAGTTCGACCCTCTCGGATGGCTGGCCCCGACGGTGGTGAGTGCCAAAATCGCCTTCCAGAGCACCTGGCTTTTGCAGTTGGGCTGGGACGACACTCTAGAAGAGGACTCCGTAAAATTTTGGCAGCGATTCCGTGATGAACTGCCGCTGTTGGAGACGATTCGAGTGCCGCGCTGGGTCGGCGCTCTCCACACCAGCCTCGAGGTGGAGTTGCATGGTTTCGCCGACGCCTCCGAGCGGGTCTACGCTTCCGTCGTCTACCTGCGATCTCCGGAGGTGGGGTCGTGGAGAGTTTCACTTCTTGCAGCCAAAACGAAGGTCGCTCCAATTAAACCGGTCACGCTACTTCGTCTCGAACTTTGTGCTGCAGCTCTCCTGGCGCGACTCATCTCCCAGCAAAGAGGAGCGCTCGGTTTTGAGCGAGCCCCCTCCATTGCTGGTCGGACTCCACG AACAGGTCCGGACGCTCTGTGGCACCACATCCCCGGCCAGGAAAATCCAGCGGATTGCGCATCCAGAGGTTTACTACCCGGTGACCTTGTGAAGCATGAGCTCTGGTGGCGGGGACCTGCTTGGCTGTGGCTCGAGACATCGGCCTGGCCTGAAAAGACCAGATGTCCGGACACGACCGAGCTACCTGATGCGCGAACCCGTGTACATGCTGCCGCCACAACCACACTGACAGACGAGGAGCCAGCCGAACTCTTGCGATTCTCGTCACTCAACCGACTGCAGCGCGTGACCGCCTGGCTGCGATTTCGGG ATTCTCGCGGCCTTCTTAGAGTGAGAGGTCGTCTAAAACATAGTCTTTTAGATCTTGAGGAGCGTCATCCGATCATTCTGCCGGCCGATTCACACTTCACCCTGCTGATCGTCGAAGACTGCCATCGAAGGTCCTTACACGGCGTAGTGCAGCTGACCCTGAGTCTGGTGCGTCAGCGTTATTGGGTTCTGCGAGATCGTGCCTTGGCAAAACGAGTGATTCATCGTTGCGTGAGAGGCGTGCGTTGGCGGGCGGCACCGGCTCCGCAACAGATGGGTGACCTTCCTCAAGAGCGG CCGCCTTACGACGATTCGTCTTCCGGCGTGGCTTATGCCGTACCCTGTGGAGCGACTGCGGCACCACCTTCGTCGGAGCGGATGCCAGTTTGCGCGAGCTTTTTTCAGCATATGGATCTGAACGACGCCCTCGCGGCGGAGGGTATCCGATGGCGATTCAACCCGCCGTCGGCCTCTCATTTCGGCCCTGCGGCGAATTCTGGGGGACGCGATTTTGACCTTTGA